A genomic window from Streptomyces sp. WMMC940 includes:
- a CDS encoding SSI family serine proteinase inhibitor, which translates to MLRRLVLTVAATATASLAALTAAVPTAGASPHTPIPLPLLEPGQPEPSDRSAPGDRLVVTTSETGNPQADGTYELTCGAAGGPAGGSHPEAEAACDRLAEFATDRQDPFSPVGADTMCTMQHGGPATARITGTWRGHDVDATFDRTNGCEIRRWETLEPVLPTARQDDARTTPV; encoded by the coding sequence ATGCTGCGCCGCCTCGTCCTCACCGTCGCCGCGACGGCCACAGCCTCCCTCGCCGCGCTGACCGCCGCCGTGCCCACCGCGGGTGCCTCCCCGCACACGCCGATCCCGCTGCCGTTGCTCGAACCCGGTCAGCCGGAGCCGTCGGACCGGTCCGCGCCCGGTGACCGGCTCGTCGTGACCACCTCGGAGACCGGGAACCCCCAGGCCGACGGCACGTACGAGCTGACGTGCGGCGCGGCGGGCGGTCCGGCGGGCGGCTCGCACCCCGAGGCGGAGGCGGCCTGCGACCGGCTGGCCGAGTTCGCCACGGATCGGCAGGACCCTTTCAGTCCGGTCGGCGCGGACACCATGTGCACGATGCAGCACGGCGGCCCCGCCACCGCGCGGATCACCGGCACCTGGCGCGGGCACGACGTCGACGCCACCTTCGACCGCACCAACGGCTGCGAGATCCGCCGCTGGGAGACCCTCGAACCGGTTCTGCCGACCGCCCGCCAGGACGACGCCCGTACCACCCCGGTATGA
- a CDS encoding amidohydrolase family protein — MSDHPVTARNHPASPCCSPDAEGAARGAAAGPSGGPGPDGTEALAVRTFWQRLGLPGLIDVHTHFMPERVLDKVWAYFDSAGPLTGTAWPITYRAEEGRRIALLREFGARHFTSMLYPHKPDMAEWLNGWAADFAARTPDCLRTATLYPEEGVERYVRAAVEGGARVFKAHVQVGAYDPNDALLDPVWGLLAESRVPVVMHCGSGPAPGKYTGPEPVARLLSRHPRLRLIVAHMGMPEYRDFLDLADRHREVRLDTTMAFTDFSERFSPFPAAERARLADLGDRVLFGTDFPNIPYPYLHQLRALERLELGDDWLRAVCHGNAAALFSVGP, encoded by the coding sequence ATGAGCGATCACCCCGTGACGGCACGGAACCACCCCGCCTCCCCCTGCTGTTCGCCGGATGCGGAGGGAGCGGCCCGGGGTGCGGCGGCCGGACCCTCCGGCGGTCCGGGCCCGGACGGGACCGAGGCCCTGGCGGTACGGACGTTCTGGCAGCGGCTGGGGCTGCCGGGACTCATCGACGTGCACACCCACTTCATGCCCGAGCGGGTCCTGGACAAGGTGTGGGCGTACTTCGACTCCGCCGGACCGCTGACGGGCACGGCGTGGCCGATCACCTACCGCGCGGAGGAAGGCCGACGGATCGCGCTGCTCCGTGAGTTCGGAGCGAGGCACTTCACGTCCATGCTGTACCCCCACAAGCCGGACATGGCGGAGTGGCTGAACGGATGGGCCGCCGACTTCGCCGCCCGGACGCCCGACTGTCTGCGGACGGCGACGCTGTACCCCGAGGAGGGCGTCGAGCGCTATGTCCGCGCGGCCGTGGAGGGTGGGGCCCGGGTGTTCAAGGCGCACGTCCAGGTCGGAGCGTACGACCCCAACGACGCCCTCCTCGACCCGGTGTGGGGTCTGCTCGCCGAGTCGCGCGTGCCGGTGGTGATGCACTGCGGGTCCGGGCCGGCGCCCGGCAAGTACACCGGGCCCGAGCCGGTGGCACGCCTCCTCTCGCGCCATCCCCGACTGCGGTTGATCGTCGCCCACATGGGGATGCCGGAGTACAGGGACTTCCTGGACCTCGCCGATCGCCACCGGGAGGTGCGCCTGGACACGACGATGGCCTTCACCGACTTCAGCGAGCGCTTCAGCCCGTTCCCGGCGGCCGAGCGGGCGCGGCTCGCGGACCTGGGGGACCGCGTGCTGTTCGGGACGGACTTCCCCAACATCCCGTACCCCTACCTCCACCAGCTCCGGGCCCTGGAGCGGCTGGAGCTCGGCGACGACTGGCTGCGCGCGGTCTGCCACGGGAACGCTGCCGCGCTGTTCTCGGTCGGGCCGTGA
- a CDS encoding lipid-transfer protein — MSLHRADSLGGRAAVAGIGATEFSKDSGRSELRLAAEAVRAALDDAGLSPSDVDGMVTFTMDTSPEITVAQAAGIGELSFFSRVHYGGGAACATVQQAALAVAAGVAEVVVCYRAFNERSGRRFGSGVQWREPSAEGAALGWNLPFGLLTPASWVAMAARRYLHAHGLTPEAFGPVAVTGRRYAARNPAAYFHGRPITLDDHAASRWIVEPLRLLDCCQETDGGQALVVTSVERARDLPHPPAVVVAAAQGAGRAQEQMTSYYRDDLTGLPEMGVVARQLWRTSGMGPADIDVAILYDHFTPYVLMQLEEFGFCGRGEAAAFVAADTLPLNTHGGQLGEAYLHGMNGIAEAVRQLRGTSVNQAAGAARALVTAGTGVPTSALVLGTDG, encoded by the coding sequence ATGAGCCTGCACAGGGCCGACTCGCTCGGCGGCCGTGCCGCCGTCGCCGGTATCGGCGCGACGGAATTCTCCAAGGACTCCGGGCGCAGTGAGCTGAGGCTGGCCGCCGAGGCGGTGCGAGCCGCGCTCGACGACGCCGGCCTCTCCCCCTCCGACGTCGACGGCATGGTCACGTTCACCATGGACACCAGCCCCGAGATCACCGTCGCCCAGGCGGCCGGGATCGGCGAGCTGTCGTTCTTCTCCCGCGTCCACTACGGCGGCGGCGCGGCGTGTGCGACCGTGCAGCAGGCGGCCCTGGCGGTGGCCGCCGGGGTCGCCGAAGTCGTCGTCTGCTACCGGGCCTTCAACGAGCGGTCGGGCCGCAGATTCGGATCGGGGGTGCAGTGGCGCGAGCCCTCGGCGGAGGGGGCGGCCCTCGGCTGGAACCTCCCGTTCGGGCTGCTGACGCCTGCGTCCTGGGTGGCCATGGCGGCCCGGCGCTACCTCCACGCCCACGGGCTGACGCCGGAGGCGTTCGGGCCGGTGGCCGTGACCGGCCGGCGGTACGCGGCCCGCAACCCGGCGGCGTACTTCCACGGAAGGCCCATCACCCTCGACGACCACGCGGCCTCGCGCTGGATCGTCGAGCCGCTGCGGCTGCTGGACTGCTGCCAGGAGACCGACGGCGGCCAGGCTCTCGTCGTGACCTCCGTCGAGCGGGCCAGGGACCTTCCGCACCCTCCGGCGGTGGTGGTCGCCGCGGCCCAGGGCGCGGGCCGCGCCCAGGAGCAGATGACCAGCTACTACCGCGACGATCTCACCGGACTCCCCGAGATGGGCGTCGTGGCCCGGCAGCTCTGGCGGACCTCGGGGATGGGTCCCGCCGACATCGACGTCGCCATCCTCTATGACCATTTCACCCCTTATGTACTGATGCAGTTGGAGGAGTTCGGCTTCTGCGGGCGGGGTGAGGCGGCTGCGTTCGTCGCGGCGGACACGCTCCCCCTGAACACGCACGGGGGCCAGTTGGGCGAGGCGTATCTGCACGGCATGAACGGCATCGCGGAGGCCGTCAGACAGCTGCGGGGCACCTCCGTGAACCAGGCCGCCGGGGCGGCCCGCGCCCTGGTCACGGCCGGTACGGGCGTCCCGACCTCGGCACTGGTACTCGGGACGGACGGTTGA
- a CDS encoding PAS domain-containing protein, giving the protein MSSRPSRGAARLAAILDALPDGLVLVNCNGTVVNANTIALEMFEAPGTALVGRGLLDLLPAFDSKLIPGSMRRPDSADERGRTKPTRMVARRTDGSEFPVEVTSASLEDGREAYDSPGVGGGYTGDELLMLVVRDLSGTVDTEAELARSQRQTEMILRAAAEGVVGTDTDGRVVLVNPAAAQILGFRASDLGGKELHPLILHSRPDGEPFPYEESPLADTLKSGRKHRVRGQMLWAKDGKRVPVDLTTAPVRDGEQLVGAVMTFTDRRPYEEQAERHAAELAERDEKYSTDIAERDEKYATDMAERDARHAAELAELTEKHTAEIADRTEQYAAEIESRDEREAALAARHAQLAAVLGEALRGPLEELRGELGKLAADPAGQLWPEANQILHHLSAGYARMTTLVDNVLGFQRLDAGAEQLDKAVVLLDAVVAAGVEGAVELIGPGRAQFAVHAPPIEAEVDGARLATALAHLVADVAGIDSTGKARVVPGAGYVDSTIVVAAAQRGDVVRLEVRGPYSGGDPVHEPIVRGIVTAHGGVLQTHEVPGMNGSAYVLEVPLGNGAGTVASAAAPEQAPSVLPAQATSGGGRRRARRASTDAFLESPVGPDGAPVSAEPSGRRRARTEGDKAGGTGGEPAAASGGTGRRRGRPSPAEVEPAALPAAQGGSVVTAAEAVAGRPALGDTVPPQGVSPEAAAPQGTGRRARRAQAALPAPPSSGTAPDGPAATGRTADPHGGQSAGQGVAALEPATTGTASGAQQGGRRARRALATGNDRPAPAEEPRGPFALPPAEADRTPAVAPVDEGRHDQGRPEPDGDHTPPQPHPVPTGRRRARPAEGGTAGRGVPAQAGPSTPPAGLVAPTGPVPPAGPATPTPTPTPAGPATPAAPGPVPAAGPATPPAGLMAPTGPVPPAGPATPTPTPPPAGPATPAAPGPVPAAGPATPPAGLMAPTGPVPPTAPGPAPAEPLAQDPAANAAPSGDTGSVPLPPAAPVASGDTGSVPLPPAAPVSAGPPARARRAAQPLPAEAPAPAAGTATPARGTAAPVPAVEPVDPDASQGRAFSVRTLGQGVPFAQQIAQQQNRQATQAAALPQIAAQNQTAGSGRRRKLATRQEAERQVSETGARLLPQQPQPGPATAPGPSQRLGAPTEGRAYAIGAPDEGAEGPEPLDGPGGAVEVANRPAPLPQDDELPPEPLDNPRRLLVWPAPDVATQQALSDRGYRPVIVYSREEVDAQIAAFPAALFVDPLTGPITRTALQSLRQAAVAAEVPVLLAAGLGQATREAAYGADPAVLLKALAPRDSEQHPSRVLLIEQHADIAAALTATLERRGMQVARAATDADAVALAQQTRPNLVVMDLMQVRRRRAGIIDWLRANGQLNRTPLVVYTSAGLDQAELPKLSSGETVLFLAERSTNAEVQGRIVDLLAKIGTN; this is encoded by the coding sequence GTGAGCAGCAGGCCATCCCGAGGCGCTGCTCGCCTCGCCGCCATACTCGACGCCCTCCCGGACGGGCTCGTCCTCGTCAACTGCAACGGCACGGTCGTCAACGCCAACACCATCGCCCTCGAGATGTTCGAGGCCCCCGGCACCGCGCTCGTCGGTCGCGGGCTCCTCGACCTGCTGCCGGCGTTCGACTCCAAGCTCATCCCCGGCTCGATGCGCCGCCCCGACTCCGCCGACGAGCGCGGCCGCACGAAGCCGACCCGGATGGTCGCACGCCGCACGGACGGCAGCGAGTTCCCGGTGGAGGTGACCAGCGCCAGCCTCGAGGACGGCCGTGAGGCATACGACTCGCCCGGCGTCGGAGGTGGCTACACCGGCGACGAACTGCTGATGCTCGTCGTGCGCGACCTGTCCGGCACGGTCGACACCGAGGCCGAACTCGCGCGCTCCCAGCGGCAGACCGAGATGATCCTGCGCGCCGCCGCCGAGGGGGTCGTCGGCACGGACACCGACGGCCGTGTCGTCCTCGTCAACCCGGCCGCCGCCCAGATCCTCGGCTTCCGCGCCAGCGACCTCGGCGGCAAGGAACTGCACCCGCTGATCCTGCACTCGCGCCCGGACGGCGAGCCGTTCCCGTACGAGGAGTCCCCGCTCGCCGACACGCTCAAGTCCGGGCGCAAGCACCGGGTCCGCGGCCAGATGCTGTGGGCCAAGGACGGCAAGCGCGTCCCCGTCGACCTGACCACCGCGCCGGTGCGCGACGGGGAGCAGCTGGTCGGCGCGGTCATGACCTTCACCGACCGGCGGCCCTACGAGGAGCAGGCGGAGCGGCACGCCGCGGAGCTCGCCGAACGGGACGAGAAGTACAGCACGGACATCGCGGAGCGCGACGAGAAGTACGCGACCGACATGGCCGAGCGGGACGCGCGGCACGCGGCCGAACTGGCGGAGCTGACCGAGAAGCACACCGCGGAGATCGCGGACAGGACCGAGCAGTACGCCGCGGAGATCGAGAGCCGGGACGAGCGGGAGGCCGCCCTGGCCGCCCGGCACGCCCAGCTGGCCGCGGTCCTCGGCGAGGCACTGCGCGGTCCCCTGGAGGAACTGCGCGGCGAGCTCGGGAAGCTGGCCGCCGACCCGGCCGGGCAGCTGTGGCCGGAAGCCAACCAGATCCTGCACCACCTGTCCGCGGGCTACGCCCGGATGACGACCCTGGTCGACAACGTCCTGGGCTTCCAGCGGCTGGACGCCGGTGCGGAGCAGCTGGACAAGGCCGTCGTCCTGCTCGACGCGGTCGTGGCGGCCGGTGTCGAGGGCGCGGTCGAACTGATCGGCCCCGGGCGGGCGCAGTTCGCGGTCCACGCCCCGCCGATCGAGGCCGAGGTGGACGGCGCACGACTGGCGACGGCGCTGGCGCATCTGGTCGCCGACGTCGCGGGCATCGACTCGACGGGCAAGGCCAGGGTGGTGCCGGGCGCCGGGTACGTCGACTCGACCATCGTGGTCGCGGCGGCGCAGCGCGGCGACGTCGTACGACTCGAAGTGCGCGGTCCCTACTCCGGCGGCGATCCGGTGCACGAGCCCATCGTCCGCGGCATCGTGACCGCGCACGGCGGCGTGCTGCAGACGCACGAGGTGCCGGGTATGAACGGCAGCGCCTACGTCCTGGAGGTGCCGCTCGGCAACGGGGCCGGAACGGTGGCCTCCGCGGCGGCCCCGGAGCAGGCGCCGTCCGTCCTCCCGGCGCAGGCCACGTCCGGTGGCGGGCGGCGGCGCGCGCGCCGGGCCTCGACGGACGCTTTCCTGGAGAGCCCGGTGGGCCCCGACGGCGCACCCGTCTCCGCCGAGCCCTCCGGGCGGCGCCGGGCACGTACGGAAGGTGACAAGGCCGGTGGCACCGGCGGCGAGCCTGCGGCGGCGAGCGGCGGCACGGGCCGTCGTCGTGGCCGGCCGAGCCCGGCCGAGGTCGAGCCGGCCGCCCTCCCGGCCGCGCAGGGCGGCTCCGTCGTGACCGCGGCGGAGGCCGTTGCGGGCCGCCCCGCGCTGGGCGACACCGTGCCGCCCCAGGGTGTGAGCCCCGAAGCCGCGGCCCCGCAGGGCACCGGGCGGCGGGCCCGGCGTGCCCAGGCGGCGCTTCCCGCGCCGCCCTCGAGCGGCACGGCCCCGGACGGCCCGGCGGCCACGGGGCGGACCGCGGACCCACACGGTGGACAGTCCGCCGGTCAGGGCGTCGCCGCACTGGAGCCCGCCACCACGGGAACCGCGTCCGGAGCGCAGCAGGGCGGCCGGCGGGCGCGGCGGGCGCTCGCGACCGGCAACGACCGGCCGGCCCCCGCCGAGGAGCCGCGCGGCCCGTTCGCGCTGCCGCCCGCCGAGGCTGACCGCACCCCCGCCGTCGCACCCGTGGACGAGGGCCGCCATGACCAGGGGCGTCCCGAGCCGGACGGCGATCACACCCCCCCGCAGCCGCACCCCGTGCCGACCGGACGTCGGCGTGCGCGCCCGGCCGAGGGCGGGACGGCCGGGCGGGGCGTCCCCGCACAGGCCGGTCCCTCGACCCCGCCCGCCGGCCTGGTGGCACCCACCGGCCCGGTACCGCCCGCCGGTCCCGCGACCCCCACGCCCACGCCCACGCCCGCCGGTCCGGCAACACCCGCCGCACCCGGCCCGGTACCCGCCGCCGGTCCCGCGACCCCGCCCGCCGGCCTGATGGCACCCACCGGCCCGGTACCGCCCGCCGGTCCCGCGACCCCCACGCCCACGCCCCCGCCCGCCGGTCCGGCAACACCCGCCGCACCCGGCCCGGTACCCGCCGCCGGTCCCGCGACCCCGCCCGCCGGCCTGATGGCACCCACCGGCCCGGTACCGCCCACCGCACCCGGCCCGGCACCGGCCGAGCCGCTCGCCCAGGATCCCGCCGCGAACGCCGCGCCCTCCGGTGACACCGGTTCCGTACCGCTGCCTCCAGCCGCCCCGGTCGCCTCCGGTGACACCGGTTCCGTACCGCTGCCTCCAGCCGCCCCGGTGTCGGCTGGGCCGCCCGCCCGGGCCCGTCGGGCGGCCCAGCCGCTGCCCGCCGAGGCGCCGGCTCCGGCGGCCGGGACGGCGACACCGGCGCGGGGGACCGCCGCACCGGTGCCCGCTGTCGAGCCGGTCGACCCCGACGCCTCGCAGGGCAGGGCGTTCAGCGTGCGCACGCTCGGCCAGGGAGTGCCGTTCGCCCAGCAGATCGCGCAGCAGCAGAACCGGCAGGCCACGCAGGCAGCGGCGCTGCCGCAGATCGCGGCCCAGAACCAGACGGCGGGCTCGGGCCGCCGCCGCAAGCTGGCCACCCGGCAGGAGGCCGAGCGCCAAGTGTCCGAGACGGGCGCGCGACTCCTTCCGCAGCAGCCGCAGCCGGGACCCGCCACCGCCCCGGGCCCGTCGCAGCGGCTCGGTGCGCCCACCGAGGGGCGGGCGTACGCGATCGGCGCTCCGGACGAGGGCGCGGAGGGCCCGGAGCCGCTGGACGGACCTGGTGGCGCGGTCGAGGTCGCCAACCGGCCGGCACCGCTGCCCCAGGACGACGAGCTTCCCCCCGAGCCGCTGGACAACCCGCGCCGGCTGCTGGTGTGGCCGGCGCCCGACGTCGCCACGCAGCAGGCGCTGAGCGACCGCGGCTACCGGCCGGTGATCGTGTACTCCCGCGAGGAGGTGGACGCGCAGATCGCCGCCTTCCCGGCCGCGCTCTTCGTCGATCCGCTGACCGGGCCGATCACCCGTACCGCGCTGCAGTCGCTCCGCCAGGCCGCGGTGGCCGCCGAGGTCCCCGTGCTGCTGGCCGCCGGACTGGGCCAGGCCACGCGCGAGGCCGCGTACGGAGCGGACCCCGCCGTGCTGCTGAAGGCCCTGGCGCCGCGTGACAGCGAACAGCATCCGTCCCGCGTACTGCTGATCGAACAGCACGCCGACATCGCGGCCGCCCTGACGGCCACGCTGGAGCGGCGTGGGATGCAGGTCGCGCGGGCCGCGACCGACGCGGACGCGGTGGCGCTCGCCCAGCAGACGCGGCCGAACCTGGTGGTGATGGACCTGATGCAGGTGCGCCGCCGCCGCGCCGGGATCATCGACTGGCTGCGCGCGAACGGGCAGTTGAACCGCACCCCGCTCGTCGTCTACACCTCGGCCGGGCTCGACCAGGCGGAGCTGCCGAAGCTCTCCTCGGGCGAGACCGTCCTCTTCCTGGCCGAGCGTTCCACGAACGCCGAGGTCCAGGGCCGGATCGTGGACCTGCTGGCGAAGATCGGGACCAACTAG
- a CDS encoding long-chain fatty acid--CoA ligase, with the protein MLSTMQDVPLTVTRILKHGMTIHGSSQVTTWTGESEPQRRSYREIGERSAQLAHALRDDLGVTGDERVATLMWNNAEHVEAYYAIPCMGAVLHTLNLRLPVEQLVFIVNHAADRVVIVNGSLLPLLAPLLPHLPTVEHVVVSGPGDRSVLDGAAARVHEYEELLAGKPTTYDWPELDERSAAAMCYTSGTTGDPKGVVYSHRSIYLHSMQVNMAESMGVTDADTSLVVVPQFHVNAWGLPHAVLMTGVNMLMPDRFLQPGPLAEMIETERPTHAAAVPTIWQGLLAELTAKPRDVSSLTQVTIGGSACPPSLMEAFDALGMRVCHAWGMTETSPLGTVARPPAHAVGTEAEFGYRLTQGRFPAGVEARLRGPGGEFLPWDGESAGELEVRGPWIAGAYYGGAAGEPLRPADKFSEDGWLKTGDVGVIGPDGFLTLTDRAKDVIKSGGEWISSVELENALMAHPEVAEAAVVAVPDEKWGERPLATVVLKDGSTADYASLKEFLAGRIAKWQLPERWAIIPSVPKTSVGKFDKKVIRRQYADGELQVTEVR; encoded by the coding sequence GTGCTGAGCACCATGCAGGACGTACCACTGACCGTTACCCGCATCCTGAAGCACGGGATGACGATCCACGGAAGTTCACAGGTCACCACATGGACGGGCGAGAGCGAGCCGCAACGCCGCAGCTACCGTGAGATCGGCGAGCGCTCGGCCCAACTGGCCCACGCCCTGCGCGACGACCTGGGCGTCACCGGTGACGAGCGGGTCGCGACCCTCATGTGGAACAACGCCGAGCACGTCGAGGCCTACTACGCGATCCCCTGTATGGGCGCGGTCCTCCACACGCTCAACCTGCGACTGCCCGTCGAGCAGCTGGTGTTCATCGTCAACCACGCCGCCGACCGGGTAGTGATCGTCAACGGTTCGCTGCTTCCCCTGCTCGCGCCCCTGCTGCCGCACCTGCCGACCGTCGAGCACGTCGTGGTCTCGGGCCCCGGCGACCGCTCGGTGCTGGACGGCGCCGCCGCCCGGGTCCACGAGTACGAGGAACTCCTCGCCGGGAAGCCGACCACGTACGACTGGCCGGAGCTGGACGAGCGCTCGGCTGCCGCCATGTGCTACACCTCCGGCACCACCGGCGACCCCAAGGGCGTGGTGTACTCGCACCGCTCGATCTATCTGCACTCCATGCAGGTCAACATGGCCGAGTCGATGGGCGTGACGGACGCCGACACCAGCCTCGTCGTCGTGCCCCAGTTCCATGTGAACGCATGGGGTCTGCCGCACGCGGTGCTGATGACCGGTGTGAACATGCTGATGCCGGACCGCTTCCTGCAGCCCGGCCCGCTCGCGGAGATGATCGAGACCGAGCGCCCGACCCACGCCGCGGCCGTACCCACCATCTGGCAGGGCCTCCTCGCAGAGCTCACCGCCAAGCCGCGCGACGTGAGCTCCCTCACCCAGGTCACCATCGGCGGCTCGGCCTGCCCGCCGTCGCTGATGGAGGCGTTCGACGCGCTCGGTATGCGCGTCTGCCACGCCTGGGGCATGACCGAGACCTCGCCGCTGGGCACCGTCGCCCGGCCGCCTGCCCACGCGGTCGGCACCGAGGCCGAGTTCGGCTACCGGCTCACCCAGGGCCGATTCCCGGCGGGCGTCGAGGCGCGGCTGCGCGGGCCGGGCGGGGAGTTCCTGCCGTGGGACGGCGAGTCCGCGGGCGAGCTGGAGGTGCGCGGTCCGTGGATCGCGGGCGCGTACTACGGCGGCGCGGCCGGCGAGCCGCTCCGGCCGGCCGACAAGTTCAGCGAGGACGGCTGGCTGAAGACCGGTGACGTCGGTGTCATCGGCCCGGACGGCTTCCTCACCCTCACCGACCGGGCCAAGGACGTCATCAAGTCGGGCGGCGAGTGGATCTCGTCCGTCGAGCTGGAGAACGCGCTGATGGCGCACCCGGAGGTGGCGGAGGCCGCCGTCGTGGCCGTACCGGACGAGAAGTGGGGCGAGCGCCCGCTGGCGACGGTGGTGCTGAAGGACGGCTCGACCGCCGACTACGCCTCGCTGAAGGAGTTCCTGGCCGGGCGCATCGCCAAGTGGCAGTTGCCGGAGCGCTGGGCGATCATCCCGTCCGTGCCGAAGACCAGCGTCGGCAAGTTCGACAAGAAGGTCATCCGCCGGCAGTACGCGGACGGCGAGCTGCAGGTCACCGAAGTGCGCTGA
- a CDS encoding SigE family RNA polymerase sigma factor, producing the protein MTTPVCTTASSAAVPPTSYTSFSSYVRARGPVLLRTARSLTANPSDAEDLLQTALAKTYVAWERIEDHRALDGYVRRALLNTRTSQWRKRKVDEFPCDELPEPSGASPGDPAERQVLHDAMWRAVMRLPDRQRAMVVLRYYEDLSEAQTAEVLGVSVGTVKSAVSRALGKLREDPELSPVR; encoded by the coding sequence ATGACCACGCCAGTCTGCACGACCGCTTCCAGCGCCGCCGTGCCGCCGACCTCCTACACGTCGTTCTCGTCGTACGTACGGGCGCGGGGGCCCGTGCTGCTGCGGACCGCCCGCTCCCTCACGGCCAATCCGAGCGACGCCGAGGACCTGCTGCAGACCGCGCTCGCCAAGACCTATGTCGCCTGGGAGCGCATCGAGGACCACCGCGCCCTCGACGGATACGTCCGCCGCGCGCTGCTCAACACCCGCACGTCTCAGTGGCGCAAGCGCAAGGTGGACGAGTTCCCGTGCGACGAGCTGCCCGAGCCCTCCGGGGCCTCCCCGGGCGACCCGGCCGAGCGGCAGGTGCTGCACGACGCGATGTGGCGTGCGGTGATGCGGCTCCCGGACCGGCAGCGCGCGATGGTCGTCCTCAGGTACTACGAGGATCTCAGCGAGGCCCAGACCGCCGAGGTGCTGGGTGTCTCCGTGGGCACGGTCAAGAGCGCGGTCTCCCGTGCGCTCGGCAAGCTCCGTGAGGACCCGGAGCTGTCCCCGGTCCGCTGA
- a CDS encoding response regulator transcription factor has translation MTTTTARGRSGLRRTDGGPVRVLVVDDESSLTELLSMALRYEGWEVRSAGDGAGAVRAARAFRPDAVVLDVMLPDMDGLAVLGRLRRELPDVPVLFLTARDAVEDRIAGLTAGGDDYVTKPFSLEEVVARLRGLIRRSATAVAARDESLLVVGDLTLDEDSHEVTRGGTSIHLTATEFELLRYLMRNPRRVLSKAQILDRVWSYDFGGQANVVELYISYLRRKIDAGRTPMIHTRRGAGYLIKPGD, from the coding sequence ATGACGACGACCACGGCCCGGGGACGCTCCGGACTGCGCAGGACCGACGGCGGCCCCGTACGGGTCCTCGTCGTGGACGACGAGTCCTCCCTCACCGAGCTGCTCTCGATGGCCCTGCGCTACGAGGGGTGGGAGGTGCGCAGCGCGGGCGACGGGGCGGGTGCCGTGCGCGCGGCCCGCGCCTTCCGGCCCGACGCCGTCGTCCTCGACGTGATGCTGCCCGACATGGACGGGCTGGCCGTCCTCGGCAGGCTCCGGCGCGAACTCCCCGACGTACCGGTGCTGTTCCTGACGGCCAGGGACGCCGTCGAGGACCGGATCGCCGGCCTCACGGCGGGCGGTGACGACTACGTGACCAAGCCGTTCAGTCTGGAGGAGGTCGTGGCACGGCTGCGCGGGCTGATACGGCGTTCCGCGACGGCGGTCGCAGCGCGGGACGAGTCGCTGCTCGTCGTCGGTGACCTGACGCTCGACGAGGACAGCCACGAGGTGACACGCGGCGGTACGTCGATCCACCTCACGGCGACGGAGTTCGAGCTGCTGCGCTATCTGATGCGCAACCCCCGGCGGGTGCTCAGCAAGGCGCAGATCCTGGACCGGGTCTGGTCGTACGACTTCGGCGGCCAGGCCAATGTGGTCGAGCTCTACATCTCCTATCTGCGGCGCAAGATCGACGCGGGGCGCACCCCGATGATCCACACCCGGCGCGGTGCCGGATATCTGATCAAGCCCGGTGACTAG